AAAAATAAGGAAGTTAAGGAATTCGCGGACAAAATGGTCCAAGAACACACCCAAATGGTAAGCACACTGCAAAGGCTGGGTGGCCAAGCGGGAGCCGGTGGAAGTAATTCTCAATCCGGCGTCAGTAGTGGCGGAAGCGACAGTGGCGGCAACTCTGGTAGCGGTAACTCCGGCACTGGAAGTTCAAATGGTGGAGCCGCGGGTGTCGGGGGCAATACACAAAACGGAACTCAGATAGGCGTCAGCGGAGGTTTGCCTAACGCCAATCAACCTGGCGGTTTACAAGTCCAAATCAATCGTGACCCGAATGAACGTCGCGAAGCGCGCGCCGAACGACGCGCTGATCGGGCTGGCGAAGCGGACGCTTTGGGGACGTCGGGAGGAGCCGCTGGTGGAGCCGCGGGTCAACAATTTGATTTCGTCTCCATCCAACGGGAAATTGCCGATCGATGCGTGGCGGAGGCCGAACGCGAATGGAGTTCCAAGAAAGCCGAGGAATGCGACATGGCTTATATTGGGGCCCAAATTATCGCCCACAAGGATATGATTCAGACCGGCAAGGTGCTCCGACAGTACGCTGGTCCGGA
This portion of the Pirellulales bacterium genome encodes:
- a CDS encoding DUF4142 domain-containing protein, whose protein sequence is MRRKLSQLICLSMLGVLPVTVLAQNATQQQPAAQPGAFQPGGNQPGGLPGAPGRQRTTANKPVLGDQTNNRDQQIASYLLICNHKEVRMSELAKAHAKNKEVKEFADKMVQEHTQMVSTLQRLGGQAGAGGSNSQSGVSSGGSDSGGNSGSGNSGTGSSNGGAAGVGGNTQNGTQIGVSGGLPNANQPGGLQVQINRDPNERREARAERRADRAGEADALGTSGGAAGGAAGQQFDFVSIQREIADRCVAEAEREWSSKKAEECDMAYIGAQIIAHKDMIQTGKVLRQYAGPELQTEIDKGVQTAERHLEHAMKVIETLSEEEKSDKKSS